A region from the Pleurocapsa minor HA4230-MV1 genome encodes:
- the dndC gene encoding DNA phosphorothioation system sulfurtransferase DndC — protein sequence MKTKSKIEQPELTERTVKDLVDDVDNLTKEIQELYLQDEVPFVIGWSGGKDSSCVLQLIWNAIANLPVEKRTKTIHVITNDTLVENPIVTAWVDRCVKQMEVAAQKQQMPIQPHITFPEVKDRFWVCLMGKGYPSPRNRFRWCTERLKIKPADSFIREIIRDSGEVILVLGTRKAESTKRAKNMEKHRQWRVRDRLNTNPSRPNSLIYLPIEDWTTNEVWMYLMQWDNPWGGNNQDLFAMYRGATADNECPLVVDTSTPSCGDSRFGCWVCTIVNKDKSMEAMIQNDEEKEWLQPLLDIRNDLEVKNDRNRRDFRRLHGNVQLFERNKDGETSIEPIPGPYTKKWRETWLRRVLSAQVEVRQNAPEEFKDINLITPEELSEIRRIWLEEKHEFDDSLPRIYQEVTGEVFKDIRIGADEKLLGNDEWETLAEICDDEMQLELMSKLLDTERQFYTKNRRLGIYDSLAKCFDTSSRSKEEAIATAHQQYDLKTAAEQGNIVAVKEQVEQLNQPNDDLEGDKAGWAKMKFAPKS from the coding sequence ATGAAAACAAAATCAAAGATAGAACAGCCAGAATTAACTGAACGTACCGTTAAAGATTTAGTAGACGATGTAGATAACTTAACTAAAGAAATCCAAGAACTATATCTTCAAGACGAAGTACCATTTGTAATCGGTTGGAGTGGAGGCAAAGATAGTAGTTGTGTACTGCAATTAATCTGGAATGCGATCGCAAACTTGCCAGTAGAAAAACGAACTAAAACAATTCATGTTATTACTAACGACACTTTAGTTGAAAATCCGATAGTTACTGCTTGGGTAGATAGATGTGTTAAACAGATGGAAGTTGCTGCCCAAAAACAGCAGATGCCAATTCAACCCCACATAACTTTTCCAGAAGTAAAAGATAGATTTTGGGTTTGCTTGATGGGGAAAGGATATCCATCCCCTAGAAATAGGTTTAGGTGGTGTACCGAAAGACTAAAAATTAAACCTGCCGACTCATTTATTCGTGAAATTATTAGAGACAGCGGTGAAGTCATTCTAGTTTTAGGAACTCGTAAAGCAGAAAGTACTAAACGGGCGAAAAACATGGAAAAACATAGGCAATGGCGAGTACGCGATCGCCTTAATACTAATCCTAGTCGTCCTAATTCTTTAATATATCTTCCTATTGAAGACTGGACTACCAATGAAGTTTGGATGTACCTAATGCAGTGGGATAATCCTTGGGGAGGAAATAATCAAGATTTATTTGCTATGTATCGTGGGGCAACTGCTGATAATGAATGTCCTTTAGTAGTTGATACATCTACTCCTAGCTGTGGAGACTCTCGATTCGGTTGTTGGGTTTGCACAATTGTTAATAAAGATAAATCAATGGAGGCAATGATTCAAAATGATGAAGAGAAAGAATGGTTACAGCCTTTGTTAGATATCCGTAATGATTTGGAAGTAAAAAACGATCGCAATCGGCGAGATTTTCGTCGTCTTCACGGTAACGTACAGTTGTTTGAACGTAACAAAGATGGAGAAACTTCCATTGAACCCATCCCTGGGCCTTATACTAAGAAATGGCGAGAAACTTGGTTAAGGCGAGTATTGTCGGCGCAAGTTGAAGTTAGGCAAAATGCACCAGAAGAGTTTAAAGATATTAATTTAATTACTCCTGAAGAGTTGAGCGAGATTAGAAGAATTTGGTTGGAAGAAAAACACGAGTTTGATGATAGTTTACCCCGCATATATCAAGAAGTAACGGGAGAAGTATTTAAAGATATTAGAATTGGTGCGGATGAGAAGTTATTAGGCAATGATGAGTGGGAAACTTTGGCAGAAATATGTGATGATGAAATGCAGTTAGAATTGATGTCGAAACTGTTAGATACTGAGCGACAATTTTATACTAAAAACCGTCGTTTAGGTATTTATGATAGTTTGGCTAAATGTTTTGATACTAGTTCAAGAAGTAAGGAAGAAGCGATCGCAACTGCACATCAACAATATGATTTAAAAACTGCTGCCGAGCAAGGTAATATTGTAGCAGTAAAAGAGCAAGTGGAACAGTTGAATCAGCCAAATGACGATCTAGAAGGGGATAAGGCTGGATGGGCGAAGATGAAGTTTGCGCCTAAATCTTGA
- the dndD gene encoding DNA sulfur modification protein DndD, which yields MIFTELVIENFGAYAGKHIINLRPEADGRGLGGSPHKRPVQENEGVIQPIILLGGMNGGGKTTLMDAIRLALYGQRARCSTRGNLGYGDFLTQSVNSQAKQVDLTQIQLSFEHIFEGHWQQFKIIRAWQKNPQDGKDSLSIERELRFDSNLEQHWDEYVENILPLGISNLFLFDGEQVKELAELDTPPAAVVEAINNLLGLELAEKLSLDLEVLVNRKRKALANKTQLLTIEETEAKLAAKQVEKTQINHKLTELQHQLEQANKKRDRARHKFNQQGGKIASKREQVEAKLKDFNSHLEAKRQELITLASGCLPLKLITPLLSAAANQGKEELKIQQFKQAQGILAARDRKLLEYLTSISLPDESISKVEFFITQENNQIANSIENEAASFLHLTELELQQLISNTQDILPLQTKSAEDVILQIKQLEAERERTESQLAIAASPEDYQQLLQAVENTQQKVSNCKALYQIEQEKSIQLDREIERLQQELNRKLKNYSEEAIDNINDEHIIKTSAKVQTTLKLFKEKLTLKKLNKLETEVKDCFLYLLHKSNLINRVTIDSDRFKLELYDHQGQLFPKQRLSAGEKQLLAIAFLWGLARVSGRNLPIAIDTPLGRLDSSHRHNLVERYFPTASHQVILLSTDTEIGEKEVKLLREQDAIAQEYLLKYNPEKRQTTVEKGYFW from the coding sequence ATGATTTTTACCGAGTTAGTTATTGAGAATTTTGGTGCATATGCAGGTAAGCATATTATTAACTTGCGTCCAGAAGCGGACGGGCGCGGTCTTGGGGGTTCCCCCCATAAGCGACCCGTTCAAGAAAATGAAGGTGTTATTCAGCCGATTATTTTATTAGGGGGAATGAATGGTGGGGGAAAAACCACCCTCATGGATGCAATTCGTTTGGCTTTATATGGACAAAGAGCAAGATGTTCAACCAGGGGTAATTTAGGCTATGGAGATTTTTTAACTCAGTCGGTAAATAGTCAAGCAAAGCAAGTAGATTTGACTCAAATACAGTTGTCTTTTGAACATATTTTTGAAGGACATTGGCAACAGTTTAAAATTATTCGTGCTTGGCAAAAAAATCCGCAAGATGGTAAAGATAGTCTGAGTATTGAAAGGGAATTACGGTTTGATAGTAATTTAGAACAGCATTGGGATGAATATGTCGAGAATATTCTCCCGTTGGGTATTTCTAATTTGTTTTTATTTGATGGTGAACAGGTTAAAGAGTTAGCTGAATTAGATACTCCCCCCGCTGCGGTAGTGGAGGCGATTAATAATTTGTTGGGTTTAGAGTTAGCGGAAAAGTTGTCTTTAGATCTTGAAGTATTGGTTAATCGTAAACGGAAAGCACTAGCCAATAAAACTCAGTTGTTAACAATAGAAGAAACTGAAGCTAAGTTAGCAGCTAAACAAGTAGAAAAAACTCAGATAAATCATAAATTAACTGAACTACAGCATCAATTAGAGCAAGCTAATAAAAAACGCGATCGCGCTCGGCATAAGTTTAATCAGCAAGGGGGGAAAATTGCTAGCAAACGAGAACAAGTTGAAGCTAAACTCAAAGATTTTAATTCTCATTTGGAAGCTAAGAGACAAGAGTTAATTACCCTAGCCAGTGGCTGTTTACCTTTAAAATTAATAACACCTTTATTATCCGCAGCAGCTAATCAAGGAAAAGAAGAGTTAAAAATACAGCAGTTTAAACAGGCTCAAGGTATCTTGGCAGCTAGAGATCGTAAGTTACTAGAATATTTAACTAGTATTAGTTTGCCCGATGAATCTATTAGTAAGGTTGAGTTTTTTATTACGCAAGAAAATAATCAGATTGCTAACTCAATCGAAAACGAAGCAGCTAGCTTTTTACATTTAACAGAACTAGAATTACAACAGCTAATTAGCAACACTCAAGATATCTTACCTTTACAAACTAAATCTGCTGAAGATGTTATTCTGCAAATAAAGCAATTAGAAGCAGAAAGAGAACGTACTGAAAGTCAACTAGCGATCGCTGCTTCTCCAGAAGACTATCAACAGTTACTGCAAGCCGTGGAAAATACTCAGCAAAAGGTGAGTAACTGTAAAGCTTTATATCAAATTGAGCAAGAGAAATCGATACAATTAGATAGAGAAATCGAACGTCTTCAACAAGAACTAAATCGCAAATTAAAAAACTATAGTGAAGAAGCGATTGATAATATTAATGATGAACATATTATTAAAACCTCGGCTAAAGTTCAAACAACTTTGAAACTATTTAAAGAAAAATTAACACTAAAAAAACTCAATAAATTAGAAACTGAAGTTAAAGATTGTTTCCTTTATTTACTACACAAATCAAACCTAATTAATCGCGTTACTATTGATAGCGATCGCTTTAAATTAGAACTATACGATCATCAAGGTCAACTCTTTCCCAAACAACGTCTATCCGCAGGAGAAAAACAACTACTGGCGATCGCCTTTCTCTGGGGACTTGCTAGAGTATCAGGACGTAATTTACCCATTGCGATCGATACTCCTTTAGGTAGATTAGATTCATCCCATCGCCATAATTTAGTTGAGCGCTATTTCCCTACCGCATCCCATCAAGTAATTCTACTTTCAACCGATACAGAAATAGGTGAAAAGGAAGTCAAGCTATTAAGAGAACAAGATGCGATCGCTCAAGAATATCTACTTAAATATAATCCAGAAAAACGTCAAACTACCGTAGAGAAGGGATATTTTTGGTAA
- a CDS encoding GNAT family N-acetyltransferase, translating into MTIKLKEIAIQDWSEIYDLANTYRQQEQWQAAAIALQQTIELRPDFFWSHHHLGDVLSKLQQWQKAAQAYSEAVKLDPQFFWSWHNLGDVLSRLQQWQKAAQAYSEAVKLDPQFFWSWHNLGDVLSRLQQWDRAIASYLQGIYLQPEHQLSYQKLGTAFKQGDLAQTIKDYRQLIQTPPQNSIFELLHNQPQRLIELANNLVQQHQTYGAIVVHYLILEIQPTNIDVLQSLSQLLKQQSKLEEAIAVNQQQLQQNMDRDKPLKVCSTARDVRSALLTQPAINPLPNQLKPILGRILVQSNGAIPPDQLNDLCKAVGWSSRTLRKLEKAIQASFRYIAAWHVEREQQQLIGFARAVSDGVYQATLLDIVVHPDFQARGVGKTLVKTLTKQLQAAQIVDITLFASPHVTDFYHQLGFVTQPNNLQWMLYGRTK; encoded by the coding sequence ATGACAATAAAACTAAAAGAGATTGCCATCCAGGATTGGTCTGAGATTTACGATTTAGCCAACACCTACCGCCAACAAGAACAATGGCAAGCAGCAGCGATCGCTTTGCAACAGACAATTGAACTTAGACCTGATTTTTTCTGGTCACATCATCATTTAGGAGATGTCTTAAGTAAGCTACAGCAGTGGCAGAAAGCAGCACAGGCTTATAGTGAGGCGGTAAAGCTTGACCCGCAGTTTTTTTGGTCTTGGCACAATTTGGGAGATGTTTTGAGTAGGTTACAGCAGTGGCAGAAAGCAGCACAGGCTTATAGTGAGGCGGTAAAACTTGACCCGCAGTTTTTTTGGTCTTGGCACAATTTGGGAGATGTTTTGAGTAGGTTACAGCAGTGGGATCGGGCGATCGCTAGTTATCTTCAGGGGATCTATCTACAACCCGAACATCAACTTTCTTATCAAAAATTGGGGACTGCCTTTAAGCAGGGAGACTTAGCTCAAACGATTAAAGATTATCGTCAGTTAATTCAGACTCCACCGCAAAATTCTATTTTTGAGCTACTGCATAACCAACCCCAAAGATTAATCGAGCTTGCTAATAATTTGGTTCAGCAGCATCAGACTTACGGCGCGATCGTAGTTCACTATCTGATCCTAGAAATTCAACCGACTAATATTGATGTTTTACAATCTTTATCTCAATTATTAAAACAGCAGAGTAAGTTAGAAGAGGCGATCGCAGTTAATCAGCAGCAGCTTCAGCAGAATATGGATCGGGACAAGCCTTTAAAGGTTTGTTCCACAGCGCGAGATGTCCGTAGCGCACTGTTAACCCAGCCAGCCATAAATCCTCTGCCAAATCAGCTTAAACCAATACTAGGACGTATTTTAGTTCAAAGTAATGGAGCAATTCCTCCTGACCAATTAAATGATTTATGTAAGGCTGTGGGTTGGTCAAGTCGTACTTTAAGAAAGCTGGAAAAAGCTATACAGGCTAGTTTTAGGTATATTGCAGCTTGGCACGTCGAGCGAGAACAACAGCAGCTAATTGGCTTTGCTAGAGCCGTTTCTGATGGGGTTTATCAGGCAACCTTACTCGACATCGTAGTACATCCAGATTTTCAAGCTAGAGGAGTGGGTAAAACTCTGGTTAAAACTTTAACTAAACAACTTCAGGCAGCACAGATTGTAGATATTACTCTTTTTGCTAGTCCTCATGTTACGGACTTTTATCACCAACTAGGATTTGTTACTCAGCCTAATAATCTTCAATGGATGTTATATGGTCGTACAAAGTAA
- a CDS encoding DUF4168 domain-containing protein — protein sequence MLNVDFTLPKLNQLCVRLIGSSILASLGIMLGMTPQISLRSSDLDPLISVSFSDNAYGQQFTSTETESYARAGYEVELLRREVYQEIKNLLDETPPNIVCDQRSTLNNLKPEVKNIANRYCTESRQIVQRHNLSISRFNELKTQYDRQDSFYQQVQKILLKLQN from the coding sequence ATGTTAAACGTTGATTTCACTTTACCTAAATTAAACCAACTATGTGTTCGTCTGATCGGCAGCAGTATATTGGCATCTCTCGGCATTATGCTGGGTATGACTCCTCAAATATCACTAAGATCTTCTGATTTAGATCCTCTAATTAGCGTTTCCTTCTCTGACAATGCCTATGGACAACAATTCACTTCCACAGAAACCGAAAGCTATGCAAGAGCGGGTTACGAAGTAGAGCTACTCAGGAGGGAAGTCTACCAAGAAATTAAAAACTTGCTCGACGAAACCCCACCAAATATTGTCTGCGATCAGCGATCGACTTTGAATAACCTTAAACCCGAAGTAAAAAATATTGCCAATCGTTACTGTACCGAGTCGCGACAAATCGTACAGCGACACAATTTGAGCATAAGTCGCTTTAACGAGTTAAAAACCCAATACGATCGCCAAGATAGCTTTTATCAACAGGTACAAAAAATCTTGCTCAAGTTACAAAATTAA
- a CDS encoding transposase, with product MILNYTYRIYPNSNQIDLLNEWLETCRVSYNYAVRELKDWIASRKCPIDRCSLESEYIMAADYPFPSYHQQQNNLPLAKKQFPRLKVVPSQVLQTNIRRLHDAWDFFQKRGYGFPRFKKYGQMKSILFPQFKSNPVTGWQIQLPKLGKVQINLHRPIPEGFAVKQARVIKKAMGWFAHLAIESDIVLPLAVPHGHAIGVDVGLLSYIATSDGYTEPRPKFFKTAHSRLKVLQKRLSKKQKRGENYEKARIKVAKQHNHIAFKRTDYQFKLAHKLCNMADTIFVEDCDFRIMAKGMLGKHSIDASFGQMRTILEYVARKRDVFVGKVDHRGTSQTCPNCRATVRKDLSVRLHECSECGYVVDRDVASGQEICNRGEETYRGTPEKQEIGSQVVLSGNLVLDKWRNTERYRGAMPNSDIGKPTLYSKS from the coding sequence ATGATTCTAAATTACACTTACCGCATTTACCCAAATAGCAATCAAATTGACCTACTCAACGAGTGGTTAGAAACTTGTCGCGTTAGCTATAACTATGCCGTGAGAGAACTAAAAGATTGGATCGCATCCAGAAAATGTCCGATTGATAGGTGTAGTTTGGAATCAGAATATATTATGGCTGCGGATTATCCGTTCCCTAGTTACCACCAACAACAAAACAATCTGCCCTTAGCAAAAAAACAATTTCCAAGGCTAAAAGTAGTGCCATCTCAGGTACTTCAAACCAACATAAGACGGTTGCATGATGCCTGGGATTTCTTTCAGAAAAGAGGGTATGGTTTTCCTCGGTTCAAAAAATATGGGCAAATGAAATCTATCTTGTTCCCTCAGTTCAAATCTAACCCTGTTACGGGCTGGCAGATACAGTTGCCTAAGTTGGGTAAAGTACAGATCAATCTGCATAGACCAATACCAGAGGGGTTTGCTGTGAAACAAGCAAGGGTAATCAAAAAAGCAATGGGTTGGTTTGCCCACTTAGCAATTGAATCAGATATCGTTCTTCCCCTGGCCGTGCCTCACGGTCATGCAATAGGTGTAGATGTCGGCTTGTTGTCTTATATAGCAACATCGGACGGATATACCGAACCCAGACCTAAGTTTTTCAAGACAGCCCACAGTCGGCTAAAAGTGCTACAAAAGCGTCTGTCTAAGAAACAAAAACGAGGCGAAAACTACGAGAAAGCGAGGATCAAAGTAGCCAAACAACATAACCACATAGCATTCAAGCGCACTGATTATCAGTTCAAATTAGCTCATAAACTATGCAACATGGCAGACACAATCTTTGTAGAGGATTGTGATTTTCGGATTATGGCAAAAGGAATGTTGGGCAAGCATAGTATAGATGCTAGCTTTGGGCAGATGAGAACTATCTTAGAATACGTAGCTAGAAAGCGAGATGTATTTGTAGGCAAAGTTGACCATCGTGGAACATCTCAGACTTGTCCTAACTGTAGAGCTACAGTCAGAAAAGATCTAAGTGTTCGGTTACATGAGTGTAGCGAGTGTGGTTATGTTGTAGATAGGGATGTAGCTTCGGGACAGGAAATCTGTAACCGAGGAGAAGAAACGTATCGGGGGACTCCCGAAAAGCAAGAAATTGGCTCTCAAGTCGTACTGTCGGGGAACTTGGTTCTAGATAAGTGGCGAAATACCGAAAGGTACAGGGGAGCAATGCCCAATAGTGATATTGGGAAGCCCACGCTATACTCGAAGAGTTAG
- a CDS encoding o-succinylbenzoate synthase: protein MDDELKFQFKLYQNYFKQPLQTNHGVWSIREGIIISLTNSAGITSRGEIAPLPWFGSETIAQAVKFCQQLEEAITTQEIMAIPDHLPCCQFALESAYLALTQPHLAGFPQALDFCYLLPAGEKVLTTWQNLYQANSATIFKWKIGVLTLAEEIEILKQLTANFPSDAKLRLDANGGLNLTQAQQLLSVTDKLEAIEFIEQPLSPNHFKDILKLNQEYTTLLALDESVASFQQLQQAYDQGWRGVYVIKAAIMGFPTRLKQFCQSKDLDIVFSSVFETEVGREAALNLTQQLAHPRAVGFGVQHLYNHLP from the coding sequence ATGGATGATGAACTAAAGTTTCAATTTAAGCTATATCAAAATTATTTTAAGCAGCCCTTGCAGACTAATCATGGTGTTTGGTCAATACGCGAGGGCATCATTATTAGCCTGACAAATTCAGCGGGAATTACCAGTAGAGGAGAGATTGCTCCTTTGCCCTGGTTTGGTTCAGAAACTATTGCCCAAGCAGTAAAATTCTGTCAGCAGTTAGAAGAAGCTATTACTACGCAGGAAATTATGGCTATTCCCGACCATCTTCCCTGTTGTCAGTTTGCCCTAGAATCGGCTTACCTGGCATTGACTCAACCTCATTTAGCTGGTTTCCCTCAAGCTTTAGACTTTTGTTATCTTTTACCTGCTGGCGAAAAAGTTTTGACTACTTGGCAAAATCTATATCAAGCGAATTCTGCCACTATTTTTAAGTGGAAAATTGGAGTTTTGACTCTCGCTGAAGAAATTGAAATCCTCAAGCAACTGACCGCTAATTTTCCTTCAGACGCTAAATTAAGATTGGATGCCAATGGTGGTTTAAATCTAACTCAAGCTCAACAATTATTGTCCGTAACAGATAAGTTAGAGGCGATAGAATTTATTGAACAGCCCTTATCTCCAAACCACTTCAAAGACATTTTAAAACTAAATCAAGAATATACTACTCTTCTAGCGTTAGACGAATCTGTTGCTAGTTTTCAACAGCTACAGCAAGCCTATGATCAAGGATGGCGTGGAGTATACGTAATTAAAGCAGCGATTATGGGATTTCCCACTAGATTAAAGCAATTTTGTCAGTCTAAAGACTTAGATATTGTCTTCTCTTCCGTATTTGAAACTGAAGTTGGTCGTGAGGCAGCACTAAACCTGACACAACAACTAGCTCATCCCCGTGCGGTTGGTTTTGGAGTGCAGCATTTGTATAATCATTTGCCCTGA
- the pheT gene encoding phenylalanine--tRNA ligase subunit beta, with protein MRVSLNWLKELVDINMSPEELGGILTIAGFELEELIDLRANAEGVVVGKVLERSQHPNADKLSVCKVDVGTDEPLNIVCGASNVRADIFVPVATVGTYLPAIDLKLKPTKLRGEPSQGMICSLTELGLEKDSDGIYIFEKDHIKPGDDVRPLLGLNDVILDLATTANRADALSMVGIAREVAALTDAKVRLPEIKEQQLNSDSSLVIAIENPAACMAYIGTVIEGVKIAPSPDWLKWRLEAAGTRPINNVVDITNYILLEWGQPLHAFDREKLQQVAGSDDLTIGVRFAQAGEKLKTLDEQERNLVTDNLLITANDKPVALGGVMGGEETEVDDNTSNIVLEAALFDPVVIRRSSRAQNLRSEASTRYERGVNQVELESACKRAIALLQELAGGNPVNQAICDHRIDHASRNAIELRLSRIHQILGTVNKEDGVGYIEAADVESILGALGCNLEPVTGKENTWLVKVPPYRYRDLEREIDLIEEVARLYGYDRFCDTLPDKTEPGYLSAEYTIKNKLRAVLRGVGLTEVVQYSLVKPTGKEVKLANPLFAEYSALRADLFSGLLDAFVYNQSQGNGALNAFEIERVFFQSARKAVAGVSPVVLKDTPSDKAIEQEEEQLKERDSVAGIMGGNITSQGMWVNGGKGTPMTWYDAKGILENVFSNLGISVEYRPTSDEPRLHPGRTATLWLQGKTLGIFGQIHPQLAQQRDLNNEVYLFELDFSLLLTALDRDAITTPKFQAYSTYPGSDRDLAFFAPLDLSVAEITKAMNKAGGKLLQKVEVFDEYKGKNVPEGQRSLAFNLVYQASDRTLTDRDVDPVHQKVRETLVKKFDVTLRS; from the coding sequence ATGCGCGTCTCTCTAAACTGGTTAAAAGAATTAGTCGATATCAATATGTCCCCAGAAGAGTTGGGGGGAATTTTAACTATAGCAGGATTTGAATTAGAAGAATTAATCGATCTGCGTGCTAATGCTGAGGGGGTGGTAGTTGGGAAGGTTTTGGAGCGATCGCAACACCCTAATGCTGATAAGTTAAGTGTTTGTAAGGTTGATGTAGGTACAGATGAGCCGTTAAATATTGTCTGTGGTGCATCAAATGTAAGAGCCGATATTTTTGTTCCTGTAGCTACGGTAGGGACTTATTTACCTGCCATTGATTTAAAACTCAAGCCCACTAAACTGAGGGGTGAACCTTCTCAGGGAATGATTTGTTCTTTGACGGAATTGGGTTTGGAGAAGGATTCTGATGGGATATATATATTTGAGAAAGATCATATTAAGCCTGGGGATGATGTACGTCCTTTGTTGGGTTTAAACGATGTCATTTTGGATTTGGCGACTACGGCTAACCGTGCGGATGCTTTAAGTATGGTGGGTATTGCTAGGGAAGTGGCAGCTTTAACTGATGCTAAGGTGAGATTGCCAGAAATAAAGGAACAGCAGCTTAATTCTGATAGTTCTTTAGTAATTGCTATTGAAAATCCAGCAGCCTGTATGGCATATATCGGTACAGTAATTGAGGGTGTAAAAATTGCGCCTTCTCCTGACTGGTTGAAGTGGCGGTTAGAAGCAGCAGGTACACGTCCAATTAATAATGTGGTGGATATTACTAACTATATTTTATTGGAATGGGGACAACCTCTTCATGCTTTTGACCGTGAGAAGCTACAGCAGGTTGCTGGTAGTGATGATTTAACTATTGGGGTGCGTTTTGCCCAAGCTGGAGAAAAGCTAAAGACTCTGGATGAACAAGAGCGAAATTTAGTTACAGATAATTTATTGATTACCGCCAATGACAAACCCGTCGCTTTAGGGGGAGTTATGGGGGGTGAAGAGACAGAAGTTGATGATAATACTAGTAATATTGTTTTAGAAGCAGCTTTGTTCGATCCTGTGGTTATTCGTCGTTCATCTCGCGCTCAAAACTTACGCAGTGAAGCTTCTACCCGTTACGAAAGAGGGGTTAACCAAGTAGAATTAGAATCTGCCTGTAAAAGAGCGATCGCACTACTGCAAGAATTGGCTGGTGGTAATCCTGTTAACCAAGCTATTTGTGATCATCGTATCGATCATGCTAGCCGTAATGCTATTGAATTACGTTTGAGTCGAATTCATCAAATTTTAGGTACAGTGAATAAAGAGGATGGTGTTGGTTATATTGAAGCTGCCGATGTTGAATCAATATTAGGAGCTTTAGGCTGTAATTTAGAGCCAGTTACAGGTAAAGAAAATACTTGGTTGGTTAAAGTACCTCCTTATCGTTATCGGGACTTAGAACGGGAAATTGACTTAATTGAAGAAGTTGCCCGTCTTTATGGTTACGATCGCTTTTGTGATACTCTACCCGATAAAACCGAACCTGGCTATCTTTCGGCTGAATATACGATTAAAAATAAACTCCGCGCTGTCTTACGAGGTGTCGGGTTAACGGAAGTAGTGCAGTATTCTTTGGTTAAACCTACAGGTAAAGAAGTAAAGCTCGCTAATCCTCTTTTTGCGGAATATTCTGCCTTACGTGCTGATTTATTCTCTGGTTTGCTAGATGCTTTTGTTTATAACCAGTCTCAAGGTAACGGCGCACTCAACGCTTTTGAAATTGAACGAGTATTTTTCCAATCAGCGCGAAAAGCCGTTGCGGGGGTTTCCCCCGTTGTCCTAAAGGATACACCTTCGGATAAGGCTATTGAGCAAGAAGAAGAACAGTTAAAAGAAAGAGATTCCGTCGCAGGAATTATGGGAGGTAATATCACTTCTCAGGGTATGTGGGTTAACGGTGGCAAAGGTACACCTATGACTTGGTATGATGCTAAGGGAATATTGGAAAACGTCTTTAGTAATCTGGGGATCAGCGTCGAATATCGTCCAACCAGTGATGAACCAAGACTACATCCAGGACGTACTGCTACACTATGGTTGCAAGGCAAAACTTTAGGGATCTTTGGGCAAATTCATCCCCAATTGGCGCAACAGCGAGATTTAAACAACGAAGTTTATCTCTTTGAATTAGATTTCAGTCTTTTACTGACAGCCTTAGATCGCGATGCCATTACTACTCCCAAATTCCAAGCCTATTCTACCTATCCAGGTTCAGATCGTGATTTAGCTTTCTTTGCACCTTTAGATTTATCCGTGGCTGAAATTACCAAAGCAATGAATAAAGCTGGGGGTAAATTATTACAAAAAGTAGAAGTGTTTGATGAATATAAAGGCAAAAACGTCCCCGAAGGACAACGTAGTTTAGCTTTTAACTTAGTTTATCAAGCAAGCGATCGCACTTTAACCGATCGAGATGTCGATCCTGTGCATCAAAAAGTCCGCGAGACTTTGGTTAAGAAGTTTGATGTAACATTGCGGAGTTAG
- a CDS encoding DUF5615 family PIN-like protein, translating to MKFLADMGISPRTVAKLRRAGHDAVHLVEEGLEKLEDREILTKAKDEGRIILTVDLDFGYLLAVSNAILPSVVLFRLGNESREVIEEYLDDVLFQCSEELNTGAIVSVKDDGLRVRLLPIK from the coding sequence ATGAAGTTTCTGGCTGATATGGGTATTTCTCCTCGAACAGTAGCCAAGTTGAGAAGAGCAGGTCATGATGCAGTTCATTTGGTTGAAGAAGGTTTAGAAAAACTTGAAGATCGAGAAATCTTAACCAAAGCAAAAGATGAGGGCAGAATAATTTTAACTGTTGATTTAGATTTTGGCTATTTGTTAGCAGTAAGTAACGCAATTTTACCTAGTGTAGTGCTATTTCGCTTAGGCAATGAAAGCAGAGAAGTAATAGAAGAATACCTAGATGATGTCTTGTTCCAATGTAGCGAAGAATTAAATACAGGAGCAATAGTTTCAGTAAAAGATGATGGGTTGAGAGTAAGATTATTGCCCATTAAGTAA
- a CDS encoding DUF433 domain-containing protein has product MQNLDRITFNPKVMSGQACIRGMRVTASLILNLLANGKTTEEIIEDYPYLEPEDIQQSLLYAAWLAREQYYPKMSESVR; this is encoded by the coding sequence ATGCAAAATTTAGACCGAATCACGTTTAACCCTAAAGTTATGAGCGGACAAGCGTGTATTAGAGGAATGCGTGTTACTGCATCTTTAATTTTGAATTTATTAGCAAATGGCAAAACCACAGAAGAAATTATTGAAGATTATCCCTATTTAGAACCTGAAGATATTCAGCAATCATTACTTTATGCTGCGTGGCTAGCAAGAGAACAATACTATCCCAAAATGAGTGAATCAGTAAGATGA